From Macrobrachium rosenbergii isolate ZJJX-2024 chromosome 22, ASM4041242v1, whole genome shotgun sequence, the proteins below share one genomic window:
- the LOC136850851 gene encoding uncharacterized protein DKFZp434B061-like, producing the protein MRRASYSPLDQNPPFVADPDGQGTAGSISPDEEKEAPSWANFRQRILSFTRGRSKSPTSRSPGSKSPCRSPTRRSPASRSPASRSPTSRSPASRSPASKSPTSRSPSSRSPTCQSPNRSPTSKSPPLRSPTKHWSPVAPLALAKRGSFSRGSSRESRGSRESPTGGAAAEFAEVSQVRRNSGSKVKRCLKKAFSLNLEGGEVEDTGELGSPIAAAAVGAVGTGGRKVKLKIRSSPVEQVLEMTQLEDEESQAAALNRARKWSYHGTATPASPVEAPKRHSFSTGTGRSGIVVTNNDLASLLGPTHRLTPPGVPLPEDVAPMPPPLPNPRARGRSQSIAYCWDVQQNPATGAKPESGVPITIRRTDCDHIAASSLDYTEEEEEAGEDSEKEVDEEGKLLWDSSGSTIDASLLGSVIESFLKTSKDDEASGSVTSSLKGLQVK; encoded by the coding sequence atgAGGCGGGCATCATATTCACCACTGGATCAAAATCCACCATTTGTAGCAGATCCTGATGGTCAAGGGACAGCAGGGTCAATATCTcctgatgaagaaaaagaagctcCAAGTTGGGCAAACTTCAGGCAAAGGATATTATCCTTTACCCGTGGTCGCAGTAAGAGCCCTACAAGCAGGAGCCCAGGAAGTAAAAGTCCTTGCAGGAGTCCAACAAGAAGAAGCCCTGCATCTCGTAGTCCAGCAAGCAGGAGTCCTACTTCCCGCAGTCCAGCTTCTAGAAGTCCAGCCAGCAAAAGCCCTACTTCACGTTCTCCTTCTAGCAGGTCTCCCACTTGTCAGTCACCTAACAGGTCACCGACAAGTAAATCACCACCCCTTCGATCTCCAACTAAACACTGGTCACCAGTAGCTCCATTAGCCCTTGCTAAAAGAGGGTCCTTCTCTAGAGGCTCATCACGTGAATCGAGGGGATCTAGAGAATCTCCAACAGGAGGAGCTGCAGCGGAGTTTGCAGAGGTATCACAAGTACGTCGAAATTCTGGATCAAAAGTAAAACGATGCTTGAaaaaagcatttagtttaaacCTTGAGGGAGGAGAAGTGGAAGACACTGGAGAACTCGGTAGTCCtattgcagcagcagcagtgggAGCCGTTGGAACAGGGGGCCGGAAGGTAAAGCTCAAAATACGGTCATCACCAGTTGAACAGGTACTAGAGATGACACAATTAGAGGATGAAGAGAGCCAAGCAGCTGCTCTGAACAGAGCTAGAAAATGGTCTTACCACGGGACAGCAACACCTGCTTCCCCTGTTGAGGCACCTAAACGTCACTCATTCAGTACAGGTACTGGTAGATCTGGAATTGTAGTAACCAATAATGATTTGGCATCTTTACTAGGGCCAACACACCGTCTTACACCCCCAGGAGTGCCACTTCCGGAGGATGTTGCACCAAtgcctcctccccttccaaaCCCAAGAGCACGAGGTCGATCCCAAAGCATTGCATACTGTTGGGACGTTCAGCAAAATCCAGCCACTGGTGCTAAACCAGAAAGCGGTGTTCCTATCACCATCCGCAGAACTGACTGTGACCACATAGCTGCATCATCTTTAGACTAtacagaagaggaagaggaggctgGAGAGGACAGCGAGAAAGAAGTCGACGAAGAAGGCAAACTTCTTTGGGATTCTTCAGGTTCTACTATAGATGCTAGTCTTTTGGGGTCAGTTATAGAAAGCTTTTTAAAGACAAGCAAAGACGACGAGGCCAGTGGGAGCGTTACTTCATCGCTCAAGGGCTTGCAAGTCAAGTGA